In Blautia sp. SC05B48, a single genomic region encodes these proteins:
- a CDS encoding antirestriction protein ArdA, with protein sequence MEECSVLIETTKSAEDKTSRWFDLPIDYELFRDLLGVEADSDDYQITDMKLPFAGDIVRTTSVRRLNKLYFAYTDLSPEVQQAYKELIPYCGGVEDLLQKSEEFLFYPECHNIMDVARYRLEHNIEFSALSEKGKKYFNLEAYAHELEEKGRYALCNNGMFKL encoded by the coding sequence ATGGAAGAATGTAGCGTATTGATTGAAACGACCAAATCAGCAGAGGATAAAACCTCTCGCTGGTTTGATTTACCCATTGATTATGAGCTGTTCCGTGACCTGCTCGGCGTGGAAGCTGACAGTGACGATTATCAAATCACAGATATGAAGCTCCCCTTTGCTGGCGACATTGTAAGGACAACATCTGTCAGACGCTTAAATAAGCTGTACTTTGCTTACACGGATTTATCGCCAGAGGTTCAGCAGGCTTATAAAGAGTTGATTCCGTATTGTGGCGGTGTTGAGGATTTATTGCAGAAGTCGGAAGAATTTCTGTTTTATCCAGAATGCCACAACATCATGGACGTTGCCCGTTACCGCTTGGAGCATAACATTGAATTTTCTGCACTATCCGAAAAGGGAAAGAAATATTTTAATCTGGAAGCCTACGCCCATGAGTTGGAAGAAAAAGGACGTTATGCTCTCTGCAACAATGGTATGTTTAAACTTTGA
- a CDS encoding conjugal transfer protein, which translates to MKKIRSYTSIWNVEKVLYAINDVNLPFPVTFTQITWFVLTEFIIILFADVPPLSMIEGAFLKYFGIPVALTWFMSQKTFDGKKPYSYIKTMVLYALRPKVTYAGKAVNLHKQKFEETITAVRSVTYVPD; encoded by the coding sequence GTGAAGAAAATCCGAAGTTATACAAGTATCTGGAACGTGGAAAAGGTACTGTATGCCATCAATGATGTAAACCTGCCATTCCCTGTGACCTTTACCCAGATTACATGGTTCGTGCTGACGGAATTTATCATCATTCTGTTTGCAGATGTACCGCCACTTTCCATGATTGAGGGTGCGTTTTTGAAATATTTCGGGATTCCCGTTGCCCTTACATGGTTTATGTCACAGAAAACCTTTGACGGGAAAAAGCCATACAGTTACATCAAGACGATGGTGCTGTATGCTCTGCGTCCCAAAGTGACTTATGCCGGAAAAGCCGTGAACCTGCATAAGCAGAAATTTGAGGAAACTATCACGGCAGTAAGGAGTGTGACCTATGTTCCCGATTAA
- the ltrA gene encoding group II intron reverse transcriptase/maturase — protein MLKKNKLRYNEYYDMQHIYDELYAQSKNGNNFYKLLEIIGSEQNICLAYRNLKSNSGSKTAGTDGMTIDDIKQLSNAEIVATVRESLSNYRPKSVRRVFIPKAGSDKMRPLGIPCIWDRLVQQCILQVLEPICEPKFHNHSYGFRANRSAHHAVSRVTTLINLSKYHYCVDVDIKGFFDNVNHGKLLKQIWTLGIRDKRLICIISKMLKAEIDGEGVPEKGTPQGGLLSPLLSLIVLNELDWWVSSQWETFQPKNRSKNGWLQYAKKYTKLKSGFIVRYADDFKIMCSTYGEAQRFYHSTVDFLNKRLKLEISPEKSKVVNLKKNSSDFLGFKIKVIPKGRTKHGYVAKTDMNQKALKKAKTNLKLKVKDIARHTTGFNISRYNLTVIGMQNYYCIATNVYNNLTEVSYALLPTIRIRLRNIAKSVPFESTSSEFQSRTKGIRPKTKIVMIADNPLLPIQGVQHKNPMNFSQDICNFTKQGRNKVHEDVVVVTKEEIRALLENENPADSVEFNDNRISAYIAQQGNCYVMNRRGTPSTLICIHKSDKGDNLDRYSNLAFVEIPIAKAILTESADEAKSLLKGYVLNSQQKKKLNRIRTNYGYQTITGK, from the coding sequence ATGCTAAAGAAAAACAAGCTCCGCTATAACGAGTATTATGATATGCAACATATTTATGACGAGTTATACGCACAGAGCAAGAACGGTAATAACTTTTATAAGTTACTTGAAATTATTGGTTCGGAACAAAATATTTGTTTAGCTTACCGTAATCTGAAATCAAACAGTGGCAGTAAAACGGCTGGAACGGATGGAATGACGATAGACGATATAAAACAACTCAGCAATGCTGAGATTGTTGCTACCGTTCGGGAAAGCCTTAGCAACTACCGCCCCAAATCAGTCAGACGTGTTTTCATTCCAAAAGCTGGGAGCGATAAAATGCGTCCATTGGGGATTCCGTGTATCTGGGACAGGCTGGTACAACAATGTATCCTGCAAGTCCTAGAGCCGATATGCGAACCAAAGTTCCATAATCATTCCTATGGATTCCGTGCGAATCGAAGTGCCCACCATGCAGTCAGCAGAGTAACGACACTGATAAATTTATCAAAATATCATTACTGTGTTGACGTAGACATTAAAGGATTTTTCGATAATGTCAATCATGGAAAACTATTAAAACAAATCTGGACACTTGGTATTCGGGATAAAAGATTGATTTGCATTATCAGCAAAATGCTGAAAGCCGAAATTGACGGCGAGGGTGTCCCAGAAAAAGGAACGCCACAAGGCGGTCTGTTAAGTCCACTGCTCTCCCTCATAGTCCTTAATGAATTAGACTGGTGGGTAAGCAGTCAGTGGGAAACATTCCAGCCGAAGAACCGCAGTAAAAATGGGTGGCTTCAATACGCAAAGAAATATACCAAACTGAAAAGCGGTTTTATTGTACGTTACGCTGATGATTTTAAAATCATGTGTTCAACCTATGGAGAAGCACAAAGATTTTACCACAGTACCGTAGATTTTCTTAATAAAAGGCTGAAATTAGAAATCAGTCCAGAGAAATCAAAGGTAGTAAATCTGAAGAAAAATTCATCAGATTTTCTGGGGTTCAAAATCAAAGTCATTCCAAAAGGAAGAACGAAACACGGTTATGTTGCCAAAACAGATATGAACCAAAAAGCATTAAAGAAAGCGAAAACAAATCTAAAGTTAAAGGTAAAAGATATAGCCAGACATACGACTGGCTTCAATATCAGCAGATATAATCTGACAGTTATCGGTATGCAGAATTACTACTGCATAGCAACTAACGTATATAACAACCTGACAGAAGTAAGTTACGCTCTCTTACCGACCATACGAATCCGTTTAAGGAACATTGCAAAATCAGTTCCATTTGAAAGTACAAGTTCAGAATTTCAGAGCAGGACAAAAGGAATCAGACCAAAAACAAAAATAGTGATGATTGCGGATAATCCGCTATTGCCGATTCAAGGAGTACAACACAAAAATCCTATGAATTTCTCGCAAGATATTTGTAATTTTACAAAGCAAGGGAGAAACAAGGTGCATGAGGACGTTGTAGTTGTAACAAAAGAAGAAATCCGAGCGTTGTTGGAAAATGAAAACCCTGCCGATAGCGTAGAGTTTAACGACAATCGTATTTCGGCATATATCGCACAACAAGGCAACTGCTATGTAATGAATCGTCGAGGAACTCCGTCCACTCTGATATGTATTCACAAATCAGACAAAGG
- a CDS encoding antirestriction protein ArdA yields the protein MIDDMQVYIANLGKYNEGELVGDWFSFPLDEEVIAERIGLNAEYEEYAIHDTDNFPMEISEYISIEELNRIYEQLEELPDYLLDDLDSFISCYGSLEELVEHKDDIILYSGCETMTDLAYYLIDEEQILGEIPSSLQNYIDYEAYGRDLDIEGTFIATNAGICEVLR from the coding sequence ATGATTGATGATATGCAAGTCTATATAGCCAATCTTGGCAAGTACAATGAGGGAGAACTGGTCGGGGACTGGTTCTCTTTTCCGTTGGACGAAGAAGTGATAGCAGAACGTATCGGCTTAAATGCAGAGTACGAAGAATACGCAATCCATGATACGGACAACTTCCCGATGGAGATTAGCGAATACATTTCCATCGAAGAACTGAACCGTATCTATGAGCAGTTGGAAGAATTACCGGATTACCTGCTGGACGACTTGGACAGTTTTATATCCTGCTATGGAAGTCTGGAAGAACTGGTGGAACATAAGGACGACATCATTCTGTATTCCGGCTGTGAAACGATGACCGATTTAGCCTACTATCTGATTGATGAAGAACAGATACTCGGAGAAATCCCGTCCTCTTTACAGAACTATATCGACTATGAAGCCTACGGGCGTGACCTCGATATAGAGGGGACATTTATTGCAACAAACGCTGGTATCTGTGAGGTACTGCGTTAA
- the mobT gene encoding MobT family relaxase, giving the protein MSQFFRKGGIALNDTEWIQNFADRRLQYGVSQTKLAVMAGISREHLSRIESGKVAVTEEMKVKLLEALEKFNPEAPLTMLFDYVRIRFPTLDIGHIIKDILQLNIQYMIHEDFGHYSYTEHYYIGDIFVYTSPDEEKGVLLELKGKGCRQFESYLLAQERSWYDFLMDALVDGGVMKRLDLAINDHTGMLDIPELTEKCRNEECVSVFRSFKSYASGELVKHEEQDKAGMGYTLYIGSLKSEVYFCVYEKSYEQYIKLGIPIEEAPIKNRFEIRLKNERAYYAVRDLLTYYDAERTAFSIINRYVRFVDKEADKKRSDWKLSVRWAWFIGENREPLKLTTKPEPYTLDRTLRWIQRQVDPTLKMLETITAKTGIDYLKEIRKSTKLTEKHYKIIEQQTTSTEDVILEKEN; this is encoded by the coding sequence ATGTCACAGTTTTTTCGTAAAGGGGGTATCGCACTGAATGATACAGAGTGGATACAGAATTTTGCAGACAGGCGTTTGCAGTACGGTGTATCCCAGACGAAACTTGCGGTCATGGCTGGAATCAGCCGTGAACATTTAAGCCGTATCGAATCCGGCAAGGTGGCGGTCACAGAAGAAATGAAAGTAAAACTTTTGGAAGCTCTGGAAAAATTCAATCCAGAAGCACCGCTTACCATGCTGTTTGATTATGTGAGGATACGGTTTCCGACACTGGATATTGGACACATCATCAAAGATATTTTACAGCTCAATATTCAGTACATGATACATGAGGACTTCGGGCATTACAGTTATACAGAACACTACTACATCGGAGATATTTTCGTATATACTTCTCCCGATGAAGAGAAAGGTGTCCTGCTGGAACTGAAAGGAAAAGGCTGTCGCCAGTTTGAAAGTTATCTGCTGGCACAGGAACGGAGCTGGTATGACTTCCTTATGGACGCTCTGGTGGACGGCGGTGTGATGAAACGTCTTGACCTTGCCATCAATGACCATACAGGAATGTTGGATATTCCAGAACTGACCGAAAAATGCCGGAATGAGGAATGTGTATCGGTGTTTCGTTCCTTTAAGTCCTATGCTTCCGGCGAACTGGTCAAGCATGAGGAACAGGACAAGGCTGGTATGGGCTATACGCTTTATATCGGCTCGCTAAAAAGTGAGGTGTACTTCTGTGTCTATGAAAAAAGCTATGAGCAGTACATCAAACTGGGGATTCCCATTGAGGAAGCACCCATAAAAAACAGATTTGAAATACGGTTGAAAAATGAACGTGCTTATTATGCTGTCCGTGACCTGCTGACTTACTATGACGCTGAACGGACGGCATTTTCTATTATCAACCGTTATGTACGCTTCGTGGATAAGGAAGCAGACAAGAAACGGAGCGACTGGAAATTATCTGTCCGCTGGGCGTGGTTCATCGGGGAAAACAGAGAGCCGTTAAAGCTCACGACCAAACCCGAACCCTACACACTGGACAGAACCCTACGCTGGATTCAACGGCAGGTTGACCCGACACTCAAAATGCTGGAAACAATCACAGCGAAAACAGGGATTGATTATTTGAAAGAAATCCGTAAATCCACGAAACTGACGGAAAAGCACTACAAGATAATCGAACAACAGACCACATCGACCGAAGATGTGATTTTAGAAAAGGAGAATTGA
- a CDS encoding DUF3789 domain-containing protein, whose translation MQRLLFDFLFFSLGGTVGVIAMCILQAGRQSDRKMMELKGEKKA comes from the coding sequence ATGCAACGATTATTATTTGACTTCCTGTTCTTCTCTTTAGGGGGAACAGTTGGCGTGATTGCCATGTGTATTTTACAGGCTGGCAGACAGTCTGACAGAAAAATGATGGAACTGAAAGGAGAAAAGAAAGCATGA